A window of the Thunnus albacares chromosome 15, fThuAlb1.1, whole genome shotgun sequence genome harbors these coding sequences:
- the LOC122998562 gene encoding titin-like: MGDAQSAQREGKKDAAAEEESGKVNDAQTEQHIEEKPLKNNGQISEINGKADGSIAEVNGYCDDEIAAEAILSPDEDVTETKEPLKGAETPLENVNISEKESPNEADPNEEVTLEMTDMEAKQNDINEGFRKFFSNIGLKLTVKRGSGEKTEIATDVPVETNMEEPTADVEETDTKAKSENAEQNTDVNIAPETYDNDSTCATLTYVTCCDVLENAEEKTTEIKEEATSDTADTTTSSPDGEEEKTNQDTTPEEEQYPTSPPSPDQEVVVSPIKRFFTTGIFSGLRKKKKSVEDETTEKELVDLRKKEAVEATQDKEISPGVQAAAVETEHKENEFKEENLPAASAQMTNAPEVGENKLEGKLPPTDSSAVIVNEPELLSSQEKDKVQASPLKRLLSGSSLKKLPKKQRSRTSSDAKLSDSGEHVSDQVLSSTESAEHQREESPAQPSAEAAEEEDGAWASFKKLVTPKKRMKRSSLSSEDTKIPGSVEETKPSEGEQISDHSTEESKKRKDSSVSWEAVLCGSGRRRSRKTSDSEDETPQIENDNTKQGAESPLESSNEAEEILASSPKQAGSPSEGDGGSTWKSFKRLITPKRKGKSEEEGKDNIQSDSEVTQDESSFSAERLLPGQKKRKSAEKQDQVSLDEADKDASGDEDSETPAVVPLSEFDTVETDVVIQTQADVESHVPKEADYELQQDLLDQMAEPVLPSDNLLSEGQKVQDNDDALQNQAPTTSPTNEDDALAELISKHQQLSDIPEEGIITETMGTPASVTEEAARDDTIAEDLIEITSEVFTAPEPVDITQADETEMISAVSQLSESSKTSGNTTPVPAEYDVKEQEVLLQQVVETITTTSKALPVCTDDFSSEKIVGSVSHQILETFVTEDPKILEIHKKSDASAIITGLNVEELDAVDIIAATAQTEIISEVNEAVSTETVSEIPTEEFDTADIAVDEVHEVNVSQPDESIPELENTNESQHLQECLTEVNEAVSVELMHESKGISTDEGSIVGAHQTEIEPPKMDSQEADSAAAEAEEIMDGAVELEEQLETKDENIKSITNEVEVEEDSAVVVEELHALTDIKADTLDLEEGSDQTLEKEVISEDITAVETVTDELKEETVPLTEVNVEPENEDELPVDLSKAEHEEPEVLEAVDASKSDSDDGSVQSLKKEEKSKDMPAEEAVTEELEEATEANVESEELPVEAAKTEHIQEPELLPCDVKDIVTETETEAEAPTSEQEVTESVEEGSAQEPEKQKLLEEEIPETEDVIASEEIPSQVVAQLDQSLEINQDQKTQDTTDDIPQDVQVEEEDHTPEVVDELKTLTAVHVSSVNEEASSVQVLEKTVNSEEPPAPCVDIPAVTEEPKHEVHISEVQDNIEGEKEGELPGAEVKTAAVEHAEIAQVSTCNLKDISAAIPDVTIEKRSGINEPLIDTVVNELLLKETIETTTPLMKDDVMETAQEGSVVVMMHVPLVEFEGNQRIQVQVVDVNIKSAEAIVDTMLEVGVMETKDVIETIDVCHETVKKVDNLSAISEIEEELISEETKVTIQEVIQHVKENLPESVMVQSSVQNEVVNVEQEVIKQQNAAIVESVLSEVDDQKVMEEKSTGASSERKDEGDNSAITTAQQASEAIKQTPDIPESSDVSIEACKEDLEETKAELQKSEVGVTAEDATCSSEELAMKKVNEDTMDGPQIAQTQIATPSNTGLVVPQNTGIISSIGNVEPPSSLSLEFKLNIQFGQTKVPVSPQHTTERTELIKQTDVSEVGVQAVEEVEPIRQMNPVESHKQTELTEVAAQATEITEKAASLDSADTAVITNHPVPLDFGIQAMETVEPVEETKSTESVIPNVQATETIQPVSKTEKTEMFLSQPILSEACDQEAKAEEPVKQTEEEYDQDVWLDAEEDIDAREQTEVSLPEEPLEHETDGDQEEKAVLEHEFEMPPNSKTEAEENQQEIHKTEGKCGTCEVDSEGEDFAVALEDPETATTSVTTMDNEDDYHPLQPQAVLLTQVTPHQPVFAVAWRLVKIQTSFFCISTHSATLLIMEVMENHDEVDQSNERERLKMRIAVLEESVKSSEVECKASRETVLRLVAELDRERRKAASSAAALDSLKVELDGLVLGKKSVEMEMQTLTERLEASKRVIEAARRESHCLERQVEELERKVQTSHGEIQAAEEKLQMFLTKVASLLQGESEDIVPPKEKDILYKLDNLCNKMVSEMEARLCHASEELNEQMELQHSALQRARLAEQQVQDLRERLQGLETELLTADMHRDGLQHNNQHYEEFLEQLSEMMKVDSIAVDLGFDMRLKLILSRAEQLVKHEGTALVESKTLTYSLQRKLKSQKDQLESKGLHIQLLRKKVSELEEEKRSRSALAVERDDAHLEARRLLKKLERLQGELKTTKLSNTELKAQLSHTNELKLKVLEQDQSIQEQKKKLDQLVEGKAKTERKLNTLSSDLQSQEKKTKEDQQQLNTLRQSLAQLSERERELVDFRMVVSQMLGVDATALALPNSEIIKLLETLLHTHHHHHHLHHHADMSWHCPTHQRPCLAQIQDLPTGHSSPS; encoded by the exons ATGGGAGACGCTCAGTCTGCGCAACGGGAGGGCAAGAAGGATGCAGCGGCTGAGGAGGAGAGCGGAAAAGTGAATGATGCTCAGACTGAGCAGCATATTGAAGAGAAG CCTCTCAAAAACAATGGGCAGATCTCCGAGATCAATGGAAAGGCAGATGGCTCTATAGCAGAAGTTAATGGTTACTGTGATGATGAGATTGCTGCAGAGG CTATCCTCTCTCCAGATGAAGATGTTACAGAAACAAAAGAGCCACTGAAAGGGGCAGAGACACCATTAGAAAATGTCAACATTAGTGAGAAGGAATCACCTAATGAAGCTGATCCTAATGAAGAAGTGACCCTGGAAATGACAGACATGGAAGCAAAGCAGAATGACATCAATGAAGGTTTCAGGAAATTCTTCAGTAACATTGGTTTGAAATTGACAGTAAAGAGAGGTTCGGGAGAGAAAACTGAAATAGCAACAGATGTGCCTGTTGAGACCAACATGGAAGAACCAACAGCTGATGTCGAGGAAACCGATACCAAAGCCAAAAGTGAGAATGCTGAACAGAATACCGATGTGAACATAGCACCCGAGACTTATGATAATGATTCAACGTGTGCTACGCTGACATACGTTACATGCTGTGACGTTCTAGAAAatgcagaggaaaaaacaacagagatcAAAGAAGAAGCTACATCTGATACTGCAGATACAACTACAAGTTCACCTGACggtgaggaagaaaaaacaaaccaggATACCACACCTGAAGAAGAGCAATATCCAACATCTCCACCTAGTCCTGATCAAGAGGTGGTCGTATCTCCAATTAAAAGGTTTTTTACCACTGGAATCTTTTCTGGACTACGGAAAAAGAAGAAGTCTGTAGAAGATGAGACAACTGAGAAAGAACTGGTGGACCTGAGGAAAAAAGAGGCTGTAGAGGCGACACAGGATAAAGAGATTAGTCCAGGTGTTCAGGCAGCAGCAGTTGAGACAgaacataaagaaaatgaatttaaagaGGAAAACTTGCCAGCAGCATCAGCTCAGATGACCAATGCTCCCGAAGTTGGAGAAAATAAGCTAGAAGGGAAATTACCTCCCACAGACTCATCAGCTGTTATTGTCAATGAGCCTGAACTTCTGAGTTCTCAAGAGAAGGACAAAGTTCAAGCCAGTCCTCTAAAAAGGCTCCTGTCAGGGTCTAGTTTAAAGAAACTCCCCAAAAAGCAGCGAAGCAGGACATCAAGTGATGCAAAGCTGTCAGACTCTGGGGAACATGTTTCAGATCAGGTCCTGTCATCTACCGAGTCAGCAGAGCACCAGAGAGAGGAAAGTCCGGCACAACCCTCTGCagaggcagcagaggaggaggatggtgcATGGGCTTCCTTCAAAAAACTTGTGACTCCTAAAAAACGTATGAAGAGGTCTTCCTTGAGCAGTGAAGACACAAAAATCCCAGGCTCAGTAGAGGAAACAAAGCCAAGTGAAGGAGAACAAATATCAGATCACAGCACagaagaaagcaaaaaaaggaaagattcGTCTGTTTCATGGGAAGCTGTTTTGTGTGGATCCGGAAGGAGAAGGAGCCGTAAAACGTCAGACTCTGAGGACGAAACACCTCAAATTGAGAACGACAATACAAAGCAAGGTGCTGAATCCCCTCTAGAAAGTTCCAATGAGGCTGAAGAGATTTTAGCCTCGTCCCCAAAACAAGCAGGAAGTCCTTCAGAGGGTGATGGAGGGTCAACATGGAAATCATTTAAAAGACTTATCACCCCCAAAAGGAAAGGCAAGAGTGAGGAAGAAGGCAAAGATAACATTCAGTCTGACAGTGAAGTTACTCAAGATGAATCATCTTTTTCAGCAGAGAGGCTTCTCCCAGgtcaaaaaaagagaaagtctGCTGAAAAGCAAGACCAAGTATCTTTGGATGAGGCTGATAAGGACGCTTCAGGTGATGAAGACTCTGAAACACCAGCTGTGGTTCCATTGTCAGAGTTTGATACAGTTGAGACAGATGTTGTCATACAAACACAGGCAGATGTAGAAAGTCATGTACCCAAGGAAGCAGACTATGAACTCCAGCAAGACCTCCTTGATCAGATGGCTGAACCTGTCCTACCTTCTGATAATCTGCTGAGTGAAGGACAGAAAGTCCAAGACAACGATGATGCTTTACAAAATCAGGCACCTACAACCTCTCCTACAAATGAAGATGATGCCCTTGCAGAATTAATCAGTAAACATCAACAACTCAGTGATATCCCAGAGGAAGGAATAATTACAGAGACCATGGGCACGCCAGCTTCAGTCACTGAAGAAGCAGCTAGAGATGACACTATAGCAGAGGACTTGATAGAAATCACGTCTGAGGTCTTTACTGCACCAGAGCCTGTAGACATTACCCAAGCAGATGAGACTGAGATGATCTCTGCAGTTTCCCAGCTATCAGAGTCTTCTAAAACATCTGGCAACACAACACCAGTCCCAGCAGAATATGACGTCAAGGAACAAGAGGTGCTTCTGCAGCAGGTTGTGGAAACCATCACCACAACGTCAAAGGCGCTCCCAGTGTGTACAGATGACTTCAGCTCAGAAAAAATAGTTGGTTCTGTCTCGCATCAAATACTCGAAACATTTGTAACAGAGGATCCAAAAATTCtggaaatacacaaaaaatCAGATGCAAGTGCCATAATCACAGGTCTAAATGTGGAAGAACTGGATGCAGTTGATATCATTGCAGCAACAGCCCAAACAGAGATCATATCTGAAGTCAATGAAGCTGTTTCCACAGAAACTGTGTCTGAGATTCCTACTGAGGAGTTCGACACAGCTGACATCGCTGTAGATGAAGTTCATGAGGTCAACGTTTCACAGCCAGACGAAAGCATACCAGAATTAGAAAATACTAACGAGAGCCAACATCTGCAGGAATGCCTAACTGAGGTAAATGAAGCTGTGTCTGTAGAGCTAATGCATGAAAGTAAAGGAATTAGCACAGATGAAGGTTCAATAGTTGGTGCACATCAAACTGAAATAGAGCCCCCAAAAATGGACTCTCAAGAAGCGGATTCAGCTGctgcagaagcagaagaaattATGGATGGAGCCGTTGAGCTGGAAGAACAGTTagaaacaaaagatgaaaacataaagAGCATCACTAATGAAGTCGAAGTTGAGGAAGATTCAGCTGTTGTGGTTGAGGAGTTGCATGCATTAACAGATATAAAAGCAGATACATTAGATTTAGAGGAAGGTAGTGATCAAACTCTTGAAAAGGAAGTAATATCAGAGGACATTACAGCAGTTGAAACAGTAACAGATGAACTCAAAGAGGAAACAGTGCCTCTCACTGAAGTCAATGTTGAGCCAGAAAATGAAGATGAACTACCAGTAGATCTATCAAAAGCTGAACATGAAGAACCAGAAGTATTAGAAGCTGTAGATGCATCAAAATCAGATTCAGATGATGGTAGTGTCCAATCacttaaaaaggaagaaaaatcaAAGGATATGCCAGCAGAAGAAGCAGTTACAGAAGAACTAGAGGAGGCAACTGAAGCCAATGTTGAGTCAGAGGAACTGCCAGTGGAAGCTGCCAAAACTGAACACATCCAAGAACCAGAACTATTACCATGTGATGTAAAAGATATTGTAACTGAAACAGAAACTGAGGCAGAGGCTCCTACATCTGAACAAGAAGTCACAGAAAGTGTGGAGGAAGGTAGTGCTCAGGAACCTGAAAAGCAAAAATTATTAGAAGAAGAAATTCCAGAAACAGAGGACGTCATTGCTTCAGAGGAAATTCCGAGTCAAGTTGTGGCACAACTGGATCAGTCTTTAGAGATAAACCAGGATCAGAAAACTCAGGACACCACTGATGACATCCCACAGGATGTTCAGGTTGAGGAGGAAGACCACACCCCTGAAGTTGTAGATGAGttaaaaacattaacagctgTTCATGTATCTTCTGTTAATGAGGAAGCAAGTAGTGTTCAGGTCCTAGAAAAGACAGTGAATTCTGAGGAACCCCCAGCGCCTTGTGTGGATATTCCTGCAGTTACAGAGGAACCCAAACATGAGGTGCATATCAGTGAAGTGCAAGACAATattgagggagaaaaagaaggtGAACTTCCAGGTGCTGAGGTGAAGACTGCTGCAGTTGAGCATGCCGAAATAGCGCAAGTAAGCACGTGTAATCTTAAAGACATCTCAGCTGCAATACCTGATGTTACGATCGAGAAAAGATCAGGCATTAATGAACCCTTAATAGACACAGTTGTAAATGAGCTACTGTTAAAGGAGACAATTGAAACTACAACACCATTAATGAAAGATGATGTGATGGAGACAGCACAGGAGGGCAGTGTGGTTGTGATGATGCATGTGCCATTGGTAGAGTTTGAGGGTAACCAGAGAATTCAAGTGCAGGTGGTTGATGTCAATATCAAATCGGCTGAGGCAATTGTGGATACAATGCTGGAGGTAGGGGTGATGGAAACCAAAGACGTTATAGAAACAATAGATGTTTGTcatgaaacagtgaaaaaagtAGACAATCTCTCAGCCATTTCCGAGATTGAAGAAGAATTAATTAGTGAGGAAACCAAGGTAACCATTCAAGAAGTTATTCAACATGTGAAGGAGAACTTACCTGAATCTGTGATGGTCCAATCCAGTGTTCAGAATGAAGTTGTCAACGTGGAGCAAGAAGttataaaacagcaaaatgctGCGATAGTTGAAAGTGTATTAAGTGAGGTGGATGATCAAAAAGTGATGGAGGAGAAGAGTACTGGAGCATCAagtgaaagaaaagatgaaggtgATAACTCTGCAATCACAACTGCACAGCAAGCCTCTGAGGCTATCAAGCAAACACCTGATATTCCAGAAAGTTCAGATGTCTCTATAGAAGCTTGCAAGGAGGATTTGGAGGAAACTAAAGCTGAACTACAAAAATCAGAAGTAGGCGTCACAGCAGAAGATGCAACATGCTCATCAGAGGAATTAGCTATGAAGAAAGTCAATGAAGACACCATGGATGGACCACAAATTGCCCAAACACAGATTGCAACACCTAGCAATACTGGATTAGTCGTCCCCCAAAACACCGGAATAATCTCATCAATAGGCAATGTGGAGCCCCCCTCAAGCCTTTCGTTAGAATTCAAACTTAACATACAGTTTGGGCAGACAAAGGTACCTGTTTCCCCACAACATACAACAGAGAGAACTGAACTCATCAAACAGACAGATGTATCTGAGGTCGGAGTTCAGGCAGTGGAGGAAGTAGAACCCATAAGGCAAATGAATCCAGTTGAGAGCCACAAACAGACAGAGCTAACTGAGGTCGCTGCTCAGGCAACAGAAATAACGGAGAAAGCAGCAAGCTTAGATTCAGCAGACACAGCAGTGATCACGAATCATCCAGTCCCATTGGATTTTGGCATCCAAGCAATGGAAACAGTAGAACCAGTGGAAGAAACCAAATCAACAGAGAGTGTAATCCCCAACGTCCAGGCAACAGAAACAATACAACCAGTaagtaaaacagagaaaacagaaatgttccTGAGCCAGCCAATACTCTCTGAAGCTTGTGACCAAGAAGCAAAAGCAGAAGAACCtgttaaacaaacagaggaggaaTATGACCAGGATGTGTGGTTGGATGCCGAGGAAGACATTGATGCTCGAGAGCAAACAGAGGTGTCCCTTCCTGAGGAACCTCTGGAACATGAGACAGACGGTGACCAAGAAGAAAAAGCAGTACTTGAACATGAGTTTGAAATGCCTCCTAATTCCAAAACAGAGGCAGAAGAAAACCAAcaagaaatacacaaaacagaaggaaaatgtGGAACATGCGAAGTTGACAGTGAAGGTGAAGATTTTGCTGTTGCACTTGAGGATCCCGAAACTGCAACTACAAGCGTCACCACAATGGA TAATGAGGATGACTATCATCCACTCCAACCTCAGGCTGTGCTTCTCACTCAGGTGACTCCTCATCAG CCTGTGTTTGCTGTTGCCTGGAGACTTGTTAAAATACAGACAAGTTTCTTCTGTATATCCACTCACTCTGCTACACTCCTAATTATGGAAGTTATGGAAAACCATGATGAG GTAGACCAGTCCAATGAGAGGGAGAGGCTGAAGATGAGAATTGCTGTTTTGGAGGAGAGTGTCAAGTCCAGTGAGGTGGAGTGCAAAGCCAGCAGAGAGACGGTGCTGAGGCTGGTGGCAGAGCTGGACCGAGAGAGGAGGAAGGCTGCCAGCAGTGCAGCAGCGCTTGATTCACTCAAAGTG GAGTTAGATGGCCTGGTGTTGGGAAAGAAAAGTGTAGAGATGGAGAtgcagacactgacagagagacTTGAAGCCAGCAAACGAGTCATAGAGGCAGCTAGACGAGAATCACACTGTTTggagagacaggtggaggagCTTGAGAGAAAGGTCCAAACGAGCCACGGGGAGATCCAGGCAGCTGAGGAGAAACTGCAGATGTTCCTGACAAAGGTTGCATCCCTGCTCCAGGGAGAGTCTGAGGACATCGTCCCACCCAAAGAGAAAGATATTTTATACAAACTGGATAACCTCTGCAATAAG ATGGTGTCAGAGATGGAGGCGAGGCTTTGTCATGCCTCCGAGGAGCTGAATGAGCAGATGGAGCTCCAGCACAGCGCACTACAAAGGGCTCGGCTTGCAGAGCAGCAGGTCCAGGACCTGAGGGAGAGACTGCAAGGTCTTGAGACTGAGCTGTTGACAGCAGACATGCATCGAGACGGGCTGCAACACAACAATCAGCAT TATGAAGAGTTCCTGGAGCAGCTGTCAGAAATGATGAAGGTTGACAGTATTGCTGTGGATCTGGGCTTCGACATGAGGCTAAAACTCATCCTGTCCCGGGCAGAACAGCTTGTCAAGCACGAAGGAACTGctttggtagagagcaaaactCTGACCTACAGCCTGCAGCGAAAG TTAAAGTCACAGAAGGACCAACTAGAGAGCAAAGGACTCCACATCCAGCTCCTGAGGAAGAAGGTTtcagagctggaggaggagaagaggagcagaTCGGCGTTGGCCGTGGAACGAGATGACGCTCATCTAGAGGCCAGACGACTGCTGAAGAAACTAGAGCGTCTCCAAGGCGAGCTGAAGACCACCAAGCTGTCCAACACTGAGCTCAAGGCCCAGCTCTCCCACACCAATGAGCTCAAG TTGAAAGTCCTGGAACAGGATCAGAGCATACAGGAGCAGAAAAAGAAGCTAGATCAGCTGGTGGAGGGAAAAGCCAAGACGGAGAGGAAGCTGAACACACTGAGCTCAGACCTTCAGAGTCAAGAGAAGAAAACCAAAGAGGACCAGCAGCAACTCAACACCCTCAGACAGAGCCTGGCTCAGCTgtctgagagggagagagag
- the rmnd1 gene encoding required for meiotic nuclear division protein 1 homolog: MLLRTLWSRLGAQRPVERNPVCILASSCLSQSIQPPVYEPKPRTHSTWSGAGTSPRTCYLNTLHQQQKNIQHALPALGGSKSLSSTLFIDSGILTKCRSGQKRLYTSDLVKPVLKSSLKPATVPGKRVPKGPRTKQPSRANQPSMDEDKDMMQCIAFATADQYHLPTLCHDLIGHGFHEIALPRDASNILVISTEMAAKPDDNALMFFFREGSVVFWNVEEKMMKKVLRILEHHEIQPYEVALVHWENEEINYAVAEGNTKLERGNFILSDKMDEHEAVLEKFAFSNALSLSVKLAIWEVSLDNFVESIQSIPETLKSGKRVKLSSAEVMRKIGELFTLRHCINLRSDLLITPDFYWDRENLEKLYDKTCQFLSINRRVNVMNEKLEHCTQLTDLMRSHLSEKHSLRLEWMIVILITIEVMFELARMIF; the protein is encoded by the exons ATGCTTCTGCGGACGCTGTGGTCCAGACTGGGAGCTCAGCGGCCAGTGGAGAGGAACCCAGTCTGCATCCttgcctcctcctgtctctcccAGTCTATACAACCACCAGTCTATGAACCCAAACCCAGGACACATTCAACCTGGTCTGGCGCAGGAACCTCTCCAAGGACGTGTTATTTAAATACTCTTCAtcaacagcagaaaaacatacagcatGCTCTGCCTGCGTTAGGCGGATCTAAGAGTCTAAGCAGCACCTTGTTCATTGACTCTGGGATACTGACAAAATGTAGAAGTGGACAGAAGCGTCTGTATACGTCAGATCTCGTGAAGCCAGTATTAAAATCAAGTTTAAAACCAGCCACGGTGCCCGGGAAGAGGGTTCCCAAAGGACCAAGAACAAAACAACCTTCCAGAGCCAATCAGCCTTCCATGGATGAGGACAAG gATATGATGCAATGTATTGCCTTTGCAACAGCAGATCAGTATCACTTGCCAACACTTTGCCATGACTTGATAGGCCACGGCTTCCATGAGATAGCTTTGCCAAGAG atgCCTCAAACATCTTGGTGATAAGCACAGAAATGGCTGCAAAACCAGATGACAATGCTCTAATGTTCTTCTTCAG GGAAGGATCTGTAGTTTTCTGGAATGTTGAGGAGAAAATG ATGAAAAAGGTGTTGAGAATATTGGAACATCATGAGATTCAACCTTATGAAGTAGCATTAGTCCACTGGGAAAACGAAGAGATCAACTACGCTGTTGCAGA GGGAAATACAAAGCTTGAGCGTGGCAACTTTATTTTGAGTGACAAGATGGATGAACATGAAGCTGTTTTGGagaaatttgcattttcaaacGCATTAAGTTTGTCAG TGAAGCTGGCAATATGGGAAGTGTCATTAGACAACTTTGTAGAGTCAATTCAATCAATTCCAGAG aCACTGAAGTCAGGCAAAAGAGTCAAGTTGTCCTCGGCAGAAGTTATGCGGAAGATAGGAGAGCTTTTCACGTTAAG ACACTGTATCAACCTGAGGTCTGACCTTCTCATCACACCTGATTTTTACTGGGACCGAGAAAACCTGGAAAAACTCTATGACAAGACCTGCCAGTTTCTCAGCATCAACCGCAGGGTCAAT GTCATGAACGAGAAGCTTGAACATTGCACACAGTTGACAGACCTGATGAGGAGTCACCTGAGTGAGAAGCACAGCCTGAGGTTGGAGTGGATGATAGTCATCCTCATTACTATTGAA gTAATGTTTGAACTTGCACGGATGATCTTCTAA